A stretch of DNA from Micromonospora peucetia:
CGCCGGCGTCTCGCCCACCGTCTCGTACGCCGTGGTGGTGACCGCCGCCAGCGGGCCGACGCGGCGCAGGGTGAGCGTGTCCAGGCCGGCGAAGAAGCCGGTCGAGGACGCGGACCGGCCGGTCACCGTCACCGTCAGCCGGTGGGTGCCGGCGGTGAGCGAGGCGGAGCCCAGCGGCACCGCCTCGACGCGCCGCACCGTGGGGGCATAGCCGTCGAAGAGTTGACCGACGGCCACGCCGTCGACGGCGAAGCGCAGGGTGCCGTAGTCGGCGGCGCGGGTGAGCACGCCGCCGATGTCGTACTGCCCGGCCGGGACCGGCGGCAGCGACACGGTGACCGAGTCGCCCGCCCGGGCGGCACGCAGCCAGAGTTGCCGGCCGGCCGACCAGCTGACCCCGCAGCAGTTGGACTGGGCCTCGACCGGGGCGGTGGACGAGGTCACCGTCAGCGACTCCGCCTCGGCCCGTACGACATCCTCGGCGGCGGCCGGTCCGGCCGGTACGGCCACCAGGGCGGCGCCGAGCAGGAGCGCCGCGAGCATCCGGGGGGCGCGCATCACGACACGCTCGGGCGGGGCAGGTCGGTGCCGGGCGCGAACTGGTCGTGCCACCTGACACCGGCTCCGAAGCCGCCGCCGGTCGACAGCGCCACGTACACGTCTGCCCTGGTACCTCGGGTGTACGTCACCAGGTCCGCCCTTCCGTCGCCGTTGAAGTCGCCCACGCCGGGCAGTTCGTCGCCCACCGCGAACCAGTCATGCCACCTGCCGGGCTGCGGGGCGAAGCGGGTGCCGTCGGAGAGCGCCACGAACACGTCGCCGGTGGTGCCCCGGGTGAACGTCACGATGTCGTCGCGCCCGTCGCCGTTGACGTCCCCGAGCGCCGGTAGCTGGTTGCCGAGCGCGACCGATTCGTGCCACTTCCAGCCGTCCTCGACGAACCGGGTCCCGTCGGAGAGGGAGACGAACACGTCGCCGGTGGTGCCCCGGGTGAACGTCACGATGTCGTCGCGCCCGTCGCCGTTGACGTCGCCCACCGCCGGTGACTCGTCGCCGAGCGCGAAGTGGTCGTGCCATTTGACGCCGGGACCGAAGCCGCTGCCGGTCGACAGCGCCACGTACACGTCGCCGGCTCCGCCCCGGGTGAAGGTGATGATGTCCGTACGCCCGTCGCCGTCGACGTCGCCGACCGCGGGGATCTCCGTGCCGGTGGCGAAGAAGTCGTGCCACTTCACGCCGGGGGCGTAGGTCGAGCCGGTGGACAGCCCCACGTAGACGTCGGCGCTGTCGCCCCGGGTGAAGGTGATGATGTCGGCCCGGCCGTCACCGTCCACGTCGCCGGTGAGCGGGATCTCCTCGCCGACGGCGAAGAAGTCGTTCCACTTCCGGGCGTCCGGCACGAACCTGGTGCCGTCCGACAGGGAGGTCGTCACGTCGGCGGTGGTGCCCCGGGTGAACGCGACGGCGTCGTCGCGACGGTCGCCGTCGGCGTCGCTGGTGTTGCGGGTGCGGGTGGTCGCCGACACCTCGGCCGAGGGCGCGGAGCCGTTGCCGGCGCCGTCGAGGGCGACGACCCGGTAGTGGCGGGTCTGTCCGGCCGGCAGCGGGCCGTGCCGGAAGGCGGTCGTACGGGTCGTGCCGACCAGGTTGGCCGGGGTGATCGCGACGCCGGGGTTCCGCGAGGCGTAGACCCGGTAGCCGGCGACTCCCACGTCGTCCGGCGACGCCGACCAGGACAGGCCGATGGCGTGCACCCGCCCGCCGGCCAGGCTGAGACCGGTGACCGCGCCCGGCGCGGTGGCGTCGAGGAACGGGGCGACCATGCTGTCGGCCTCGTAGCGGGCCGCCGTCCACGCCGGGGCGCCGGCCACCGGGGTCAGGGTGACCGTGACCGTCGACCGGCCGGCGGTCAGCGCGGCCGGGAGGACGAACTCGTCGGCCAACCAGCGCTGCCGGTCGTTGCCCAGCGGTTGCAGCCACACGCCGGCCGGCCGGCCGTCGACCGACACGGCGGCCTGCTGGTGTGCGCCGGCCTGGTCGCCGTGCCGGCGCAGCCGTACGCCCTGGTTGGCCGGGTCGACGGCGAGCCGGAAGCTGACCGCGCCGCCGCTGGCGCGCACCTGGCCGGTGACGGTGGCGTTGTCGTCGTCGCCCTCGTACGCGCTGGTCAGCGGGTGCTGGGTGGCGGAGTCGGTGTAGGCGTGCCCGGCGCGGCTGGCCGCGTCGC
This window harbors:
- a CDS encoding DUF2961 domain-containing protein, with amino-acid sequence MKPHVRRWLALAAALATMIPPTAAHATPSAPTSGGAAPLPAPLAVVDDKGPVGWDVYRRLDRLPELAAGSRTRQFSSFARDGSNDDGFVGTYSCLRQSGGCVIAEDRGPGEVQSIWFTRDDGDVSATGWIRIELDGVTVVDTGLQQLVDGGLGHPFVWPLVTNADQTSGGVTVKVPMPYRDSMRITTQFNPLFHHVTYRKFADAVGVPTFDPADPATDVLDRLRAAGVRDPKPAQPGATTRTARVDVPAGGRSTLATLTGPAAVTALRLRLPDAAATAPTLSGLRLRISFDGRSTVDSPIGEFFGAGLGERSVRSLMFAMDAAPGGWYSAWWPMPFRSTATISVANTTGAAVNGVQAEVTTAPGAAWTDALAPDGAAGYFTTQSRRAETVGGSDWIVADQSGRGRFVGVSQTARGHITGGNTRNYLEGDERIHVDGSPTPQIYGTGTEDFYESGWYFNRGEYSGVFTGNTAHLFRSGGCVDECDAVYRLMIGDAVPYATALRFGIEHGPANDMPADYASTAFLYTQPTVALRRTDTLVTGDAASRAGHAYTDSATQHPLTSAYEGDDDNATVTGQVRASGGAVSFRLAVDPANQGVRLRRHGDQAGAHQQAAVSVDGRPAGVWLQPLGNDRQRWLADEFVLPAALTAGRSTVTVTLTPVAGAPAWTAARYEADSMVAPFLDATAPGAVTGLSLAGGRVHAIGLSWSASPDDVGVAGYRVYASRNPGVAITPANLVGTTRTTAFRHGPLPAGQTRHYRVVALDGAGNGSAPSAEVSATTRTRNTSDADGDRRDDAVAFTRGTTADVTTSLSDGTRFVPDARKWNDFFAVGEEIPLTGDVDGDGRADIITFTRGDSADVYVGLSTGSTYAPGVKWHDFFATGTEIPAVGDVDGDGRTDIITFTRGGAGDVYVALSTGSGFGPGVKWHDHFALGDESPAVGDVNGDGRDDIVTFTRGTTGDVFVSLSDGTRFVEDGWKWHESVALGNQLPALGDVNGDGRDDIVTFTRGTTGDVFVALSDGTRFAPQPGRWHDWFAVGDELPGVGDFNGDGRADLVTYTRGTRADVYVALSTGGGFGAGVRWHDQFAPGTDLPRPSVS